The following are encoded in a window of Pseudomonas sp. St316 genomic DNA:
- a CDS encoding DUF3108 domain-containing protein → MRRALLFACALLALPLAQASELQPFSASYTADWKQLPMSGTAERSLTKEANGTWKLSFKASMMIASLTEESTLTLDKDTLLPQSYHFERGGLGKAKKADLDFDWNTKMVTGTDRGDAVKLPLNRGMVDKSTYQLALQHDVAAGKKSMSYQVVDDGEVDTYDFRVLGSEKVATKAGQIDAIKVERVRDPTQSKRITVLWFAKDWDYLLVRLQQVETDGKEYNIMLLDGTVNGKAVKGS, encoded by the coding sequence ATGCGTCGCGCCCTGCTCTTCGCTTGCGCTCTGCTTGCCCTGCCCTTGGCACAGGCTTCGGAACTACAACCGTTCTCCGCCAGCTACACTGCCGACTGGAAACAGCTGCCCATGAGCGGCACCGCCGAGCGCAGCCTGACCAAGGAAGCCAACGGCACCTGGAAGCTGAGCTTCAAGGCTTCGATGATGATCGCCAGCCTGACCGAAGAAAGCACCCTGACCCTGGACAAGGACACGCTGTTGCCACAGTCCTACCACTTCGAACGCGGCGGGCTGGGCAAGGCCAAGAAGGCCGACCTGGACTTCGACTGGAACACCAAGATGGTCACCGGCACCGATCGCGGCGACGCGGTCAAGCTGCCGCTCAACCGTGGCATGGTCGATAAATCCACTTACCAGTTGGCCCTGCAACACGACGTGGCCGCCGGCAAGAAAAGCATGAGCTACCAGGTCGTCGATGACGGCGAAGTCGATACCTATGACTTCCGCGTGCTGGGCTCGGAAAAGGTCGCCACCAAGGCCGGCCAGATCGACGCGATCAAGGTCGAGCGCGTGCGCGACCCGACACAAAGCAAACGCATCACCGTGCTCTGGTTCGCCAAGGACTGGGATTACCTGCTGGTGCGCCTGCAACAGGTTGAGACCGACGGCAAGGAGTACAACATCATGCTCCTGGACGGTACGGTCAATGGCAAGGCTGTGAAAGGCAGCTGA
- the purN gene encoding phosphoribosylglycinamide formyltransferase, whose amino-acid sequence MSATCDVVVLLSGTGSNLQALIDSTRTGDSPVRIRAVISNRADAYGLQRAKEAGIDTRVLDHTAFEGREAFDAALIEQIDTFNPHLVVLAGFMRILSAGFVRHYQGRLFNIHPSLLPKYKGLHTHQRALEAGDTEHGCSVHFVTEELDGGPLVVQAVIPVELHDTPQSLAQRVHAREHQIYPMAVRWFAEGRLTLDDRGASLDGQLLAASGHLIRH is encoded by the coding sequence ATGTCCGCAACCTGTGACGTGGTGGTGCTGCTGTCCGGCACCGGCAGTAACTTGCAGGCCTTGATTGACAGCACACGGACCGGCGACAGCCCGGTCCGTATCCGCGCGGTGATTTCCAACCGCGCCGATGCCTACGGCCTGCAACGCGCCAAGGAGGCGGGTATCGACACCCGCGTCCTGGATCACACGGCGTTCGAGGGCCGCGAAGCCTTCGACGCCGCGCTGATCGAGCAAATCGACACCTTCAATCCGCATCTGGTGGTACTGGCCGGTTTCATGCGCATCCTCAGCGCCGGCTTCGTGCGTCACTACCAGGGCCGCCTGTTCAATATCCATCCCTCGCTGCTGCCCAAATACAAAGGGTTACACACTCACCAGCGGGCGCTGGAGGCCGGAGACACGGAGCACGGCTGCTCTGTGCACTTTGTCACCGAGGAACTCGATGGCGGACCACTGGTCGTACAGGCAGTAATACCGGTAGAGTTGCACGACACGCCGCAAAGCCTGGCGCAACGGGTTCACGCCCGCGAGCACCAGATCTACCCGATGGCCGTGCGTTGGTTTGCCGAAGGAAGGCTGACCCTCGACGATCGCGGTGCCTCACTGGACGGCCAGTTGCTCGCCGCCAGCGGCCATTTGATTCGACACTAG
- the purM gene encoding phosphoribosylformylglycinamidine cyclo-ligase yields the protein MSKQPSLSYKDAGVDIDAGEALVERIKSVAKRTARPEVMGGLGGFGALCEIPAGYKQPVLVSGTDGVGTKLRLALNLNKHDSIGIDLVAMCVNDLVVCGAEPLFFLDYYATGKLNVDTAAQVVTGIGAGCELSGCSLVGGETAEMPGMYEGEDYDLAGFCVGVVEKAEIIDGSKVAAGDALLALPSSGPHSNGYSLIRKIIEVSGADIENTQLDGKPLADLLMAPTRIYVKPLLKLIKDTGAVKAMAHITGGGLLDNIPRVLPKGAQAVVDVASWTRPAVFDWLQEKGNVDETEMHRVLNCGVGMVICVAQEHVETALNVLREAGEQPWVIGQIATAAEGAAQVELQNLKAH from the coding sequence ATGAGCAAGCAACCCTCCCTGAGCTACAAGGACGCCGGTGTAGACATCGACGCCGGTGAAGCATTGGTCGAACGCATCAAGAGCGTCGCCAAGCGCACTGCGCGTCCGGAAGTCATGGGCGGCCTGGGCGGTTTCGGCGCCCTCTGCGAGATCCCGGCCGGCTACAAGCAACCGGTGCTGGTCTCGGGCACTGACGGCGTCGGCACCAAGCTGCGCCTGGCCCTGAACCTGAACAAGCACGACAGCATCGGCATCGACCTGGTGGCCATGTGCGTGAACGACCTGGTGGTCTGCGGCGCCGAGCCGCTGTTCTTCCTCGACTACTACGCCACCGGCAAACTGAACGTCGACACCGCCGCCCAGGTCGTCACCGGCATCGGCGCTGGCTGTGAGCTGTCCGGCTGCTCCCTGGTCGGCGGCGAAACCGCTGAAATGCCTGGCATGTACGAAGGCGAAGACTACGACCTGGCCGGCTTCTGCGTCGGCGTCGTGGAAAAGGCCGAGATCATCGATGGCTCGAAAGTCGCCGCTGGCGATGCCCTGCTCGCCCTGCCGTCCTCCGGCCCGCACTCCAATGGCTACTCGCTGATCCGCAAGATCATCGAAGTCTCGGGTGCCGACATCGAAAACACCCAGCTCGATGGCAAGCCACTGGCCGACCTGCTGATGGCCCCGACCCGAATCTACGTCAAGCCGCTGCTCAAGCTGATCAAGGACACCGGCGCCGTCAAGGCCATGGCCCACATCACCGGTGGTGGCCTGCTGGACAACATCCCGCGCGTGCTGCCAAAAGGCGCCCAGGCCGTGGTCGACGTGGCGAGCTGGACCCGCCCGGCGGTGTTCGACTGGCTGCAAGAGAAAGGCAACGTCGATGAAACCGAAATGCACCGCGTGCTGAACTGCGGCGTGGGCATGGTCATCTGCGTGGCCCAGGAGCACGTCGAGACGGCCCTGAACGTCTTGCGTGAAGCCGGCGAGCAGCCTTGGGTCATCGGCCAGATCGCTACCGCGGCCGAAGGCGCTGCACAAGTCGAGCTGCAAAACCTTAAGGCGCACTGA